One genomic segment of Clostridium estertheticum subsp. estertheticum includes these proteins:
- a CDS encoding efflux RND transporter periplasmic adaptor subunit: MKKKIIIGVVIVAIVGIIGGIQFTSRNKKQVITVKTSKVSIGDVKMYLSTTATIKSKNEKDYAVSAATKISNVKVSVGDKVKKGDIILIYDTADLNNQQESAQINYNNAISQKKDAVNKNDNANVLSDEKINQLDNAVLAAQNTLDSVKIKLSQNSNITSDIDGVVTEVNVISGQTGGQGTAIIVQDISNLKGIVKVGKYDAAKVAIGQSATILSSGKSYKAKVSKIYPTATLNTTATGGDTTLTVEIDVLEAAPQLKVNFDSDVDILLNQVLATLKVPAQSILTNKDGSTYLFVISDGKAVQRNVKLGLQSDTDMEIVSGVKVGESVILNPGSSITNGVMVKDSINLGGK; encoded by the coding sequence ATGAAAAAGAAAATTATTATTGGCGTAGTAATAGTAGCAATTGTAGGTATTATTGGAGGGATTCAGTTCACTTCAAGAAATAAGAAACAGGTTATAACTGTAAAGACTTCAAAGGTTTCGATAGGTGATGTGAAAATGTACTTATCTACCACAGCTACTATAAAATCTAAAAACGAAAAGGATTATGCTGTATCTGCGGCAACTAAGATTTCAAATGTTAAAGTTAGCGTTGGTGATAAAGTTAAAAAAGGGGATATTATATTAATTTATGATACAGCTGATCTTAATAATCAACAAGAATCTGCTCAAATTAATTATAATAATGCTATATCTCAAAAAAAGGATGCAGTGAATAAAAATGATAATGCAAATGTATTATCTGACGAAAAGATAAACCAGCTAGATAATGCTGTTTTAGCAGCTCAGAACACTCTTGACTCAGTAAAAATTAAATTATCACAAAACTCAAATATTACATCTGACATTGATGGAGTAGTAACGGAAGTTAATGTTATAAGTGGTCAAACCGGAGGACAGGGAACGGCTATAATTGTTCAGGATATATCAAATTTAAAGGGAATTGTTAAAGTTGGAAAATATGATGCTGCTAAAGTTGCTATTGGGCAATCAGCAACAATTTTAAGTAGTGGTAAGAGTTATAAAGCCAAGGTCTCAAAAATCTATCCAACGGCAACGCTTAATACAACAGCTACAGGTGGAGATACTACTTTAACTGTAGAAATTGATGTACTAGAAGCAGCGCCACAGTTAAAGGTAAACTTTGACTCAGATGTGGATATATTGCTTAATCAAGTGCTGGCTACTCTGAAGGTTCCTGCACAATCAATATTAACTAATAAAGATGGGTCTACTTATTTGTTTGTTATCAGTGATGGAAAAGCAGTCCAAAGAAATGTAAAATTAGGACTCCAATCAGATACTGATATGGAAATAGTAAGTGGTGTAAAAGTGGGTGAGAGTGTAATATTAAATCCAGGTAGCTCCATCACAAATGGTGTAATGGTTAAAGATTCTATTAATCTAGGAGGAAAATAA
- a CDS encoding RpiB/LacA/LacB family sugar-phosphate isomerase has protein sequence MKIALINENSQAGKNKIIYETLKKVVQPKGHEVFNYGMYSADDEAQLTYVQNGILAAILLNSGAADYIITGCGTGEGAMLACNSFPGVICGHVQDPTDAYLFAQVNDGNAIAMPFAKGFGWGAELNLEDIFTRLFQGESGKGYPKERVVPEQRNKKILDEVKKVTYKDMATILKDIDQDLLKGAIGGEKFKEYFFANCKCEEMKEIIKNILGK, from the coding sequence ATGAAAATTGCTTTAATTAACGAAAATAGCCAAGCAGGAAAAAATAAAATCATATATGAAACATTAAAAAAAGTAGTACAGCCAAAAGGCCATGAGGTATTTAATTATGGAATGTACAGCGCAGATGATGAGGCGCAATTAACATATGTTCAAAATGGTATTTTAGCAGCTATTCTTTTAAACTCAGGAGCAGCTGATTATATAATTACTGGATGTGGTACTGGAGAAGGAGCAATGCTAGCATGCAATTCATTCCCAGGAGTGATATGTGGTCATGTACAAGATCCAACAGATGCATATCTGTTTGCACAAGTTAATGATGGAAATGCTATAGCAATGCCTTTTGCTAAGGGATTTGGATGGGGAGCAGAATTAAATTTGGAAGACATATTCACAAGATTATTCCAAGGCGAAAGTGGTAAGGGATATCCAAAAGAAAGAGTTGTTCCAGAACAAAGAAATAAAAAGATATTAGATGAAGTTAAAAAAGTAACATATAAAGATATGGCGACAATTTTAAAAGATATAGATCAAGATCTATTAAAAGGTGCTATAGGCGGAGAAAAATTCAAAGAATATTTCTTTGCTAATTGTAAATGTGAAGAAATGAAAGAAATAATTAAAAATATATTAGGAAAATAA
- a CDS encoding ABC transporter permease: MNILESLKMAIASILSNKMRSFLTMLGIIIGISSVITIVALGNGGKNYIGDEFAKMGSNTVTLNVDPSKVEQISDYFTLDDVKQIKSRVDTAKYISPTVSKKGTARTETKTSTANVTGVNTDYSLISNVEIVYGRFLNEREVEEGKAVAVIDQTSAKALFGTDDAVGKSFKLGPVASSKSATVVGVSKASSMFGGSSGPRSRGGDSTPTLVTVPITFLETLFPLDFNISTLTMTSTSQANSVQTGNEALKILQAKHDNKTLDLYKATNSASMLESINQVLGIFTAFLSAVAAISLLVGGIGVMNIMLVSVTERTKEIGIRKAIGATTNAILFQFLTESVILSLIGGLIGMTLGIVAAKIIGSFAGITPSVSILVILETILFSSAVGIFFGIYPARKAAKLNPIDALRYE, from the coding sequence ATGAATATTTTAGAGAGTCTCAAAATGGCTATAGCAAGTATCCTATCAAATAAAATGAGATCTTTTCTCACAATGCTAGGAATTATAATAGGTATAAGCTCAGTAATTACTATTGTCGCGCTTGGTAATGGAGGGAAAAATTATATTGGAGATGAATTTGCTAAAATGGGGTCAAATACAGTTACTCTAAATGTGGATCCATCGAAAGTAGAGCAAATAAGTGATTATTTTACACTCGATGATGTAAAACAAATAAAAAGCAGAGTAGATACTGCTAAGTATATTTCTCCAACTGTTTCAAAAAAAGGAACAGCTAGAACTGAAACAAAGACTAGTACAGCAAATGTTACTGGAGTTAATACGGATTATTCATTAATAAGTAATGTAGAAATTGTATATGGAAGATTTTTAAATGAGAGAGAAGTTGAAGAAGGCAAGGCTGTTGCAGTAATTGATCAAACTTCAGCAAAGGCACTGTTTGGGACTGATGATGCTGTAGGTAAATCATTTAAATTAGGACCAGTAGCTTCTAGTAAAAGTGCAACTGTTGTTGGTGTTTCAAAAGCAAGTAGCATGTTCGGAGGTAGTAGTGGACCACGTAGCAGAGGTGGTGACAGTACACCAACACTTGTAACAGTGCCAATTACATTTCTTGAAACACTATTTCCATTAGATTTTAATATATCAACGCTTACTATGACATCTACTTCACAGGCGAATTCTGTGCAAACTGGAAATGAAGCCTTGAAAATTCTTCAGGCTAAACATGATAACAAAACTTTAGACCTTTATAAGGCTACTAATTCGGCTAGTATGCTTGAGTCAATTAATCAAGTTTTAGGGATTTTCACAGCATTCCTTAGTGCGGTAGCTGCGATATCTCTTTTGGTTGGAGGTATTGGAGTTATGAATATAATGCTTGTTTCTGTAACTGAGAGAACAAAAGAGATTGGTATTAGAAAAGCAATTGGTGCTACCACTAATGCTATATTATTTCAATTTTTGACTGAATCCGTAATATTATCGCTTATAGGAGGGCTTATAGGTATGACACTTGGTATAGTTGCAGCTAAGATAATAGGATCTTTTGCAGGAATTACTCCTAGTGTTTCCATCCTTGTTATATTAGAAACAATATTGTTTTCGTCAGCAGTTGGAATATTTTTTGGAATTTATCCTGCAAGAAAAGCTGCAAAATTAAATCCTATAGATGCACTTCGATATGAATAG
- a CDS encoding ABC transporter ATP-binding protein, which yields MIEVKDVLKRYITGDIDFTALKSVSLKIEKGEFTAIMGPSGSGKSTFMNILGCLDRMDSGTYFLNGLDVSNLEDNQLALIRNKEIGFVFQAFNLLPRISVLENVMLPMLYAGIPAKERKDRALIALEKVGLSDRIKHRPNEISGGQKQRVAIARAMVNNPAVIMADEPTGNLDTKSSIEIMKIFQNLNADGATILMVTHEDDIAKCAKRIVRFLDGKIVDDYPVSGRTIL from the coding sequence ATGATAGAAGTAAAGGATGTATTAAAGAGATACATAACTGGAGATATTGATTTTACTGCACTTAAATCGGTAAGCCTTAAAATTGAGAAAGGTGAATTCACTGCAATAATGGGACCTTCAGGTTCCGGAAAATCAACTTTTATGAATATTTTAGGATGCTTGGATAGAATGGATAGTGGTACATATTTTTTAAACGGCCTGGATGTCTCCAATCTTGAAGATAATCAACTTGCATTAATAAGAAATAAAGAGATAGGATTTGTATTTCAAGCATTTAATCTACTCCCAAGGATATCAGTACTTGAAAATGTTATGCTTCCAATGCTTTATGCAGGAATACCAGCAAAAGAAAGAAAGGATAGGGCACTTATCGCACTTGAAAAGGTTGGACTTAGTGACAGAATTAAACATAGGCCTAATGAGATATCTGGTGGACAAAAACAAAGAGTTGCAATTGCAAGGGCAATGGTTAATAACCCTGCAGTTATTATGGCAGATGAACCAACAGGTAATCTAGATACAAAATCATCAATTGAAATCATGAAAATATTTCAAAATTTAAATGCGGATGGTGCTACTATTTTAATGGTTACCCATGAAGATGATATAGCAAAATGTGCAAAAAGAATTGTAAGATTCCTAGATGGAAAAATAGTTGATGACTACCCTGTTTCAGGAAGAACAATATTATAG
- a CDS encoding gluconate 5-dehydrogenase has translation MDIIKKFSLEGKVALVTGASYGIGFAIAKSYSEAGATIVFNDINQELVNKGIKAYSEEGIKAFGYVCDVTDEEMVNELVKKIEKEVGVIDILVNNAGIIKRVAMIDMKAADFRKVIDVDLNAPFIVSKAVIPAMIKKGHGKIINICSMMSELGRETVSAYAAAKGGLKMLTKNIAAEYGEYNIQCNGIGPGYIATPQTAPLRTQGHPFNNFIIGKTPAARWGTTEDLVGPAVFLASDASDFVNGHVLYVDGGILATLGKQPE, from the coding sequence ATGGATATAATTAAGAAATTTTCATTAGAAGGTAAAGTTGCATTAGTTACAGGTGCATCATATGGTATTGGATTTGCTATTGCAAAGTCTTATAGTGAGGCTGGAGCAACAATAGTATTTAATGACATAAATCAAGAACTTGTGAACAAGGGAATAAAAGCTTATTCAGAAGAAGGCATAAAAGCTTTTGGATATGTATGCGATGTTACAGATGAAGAGATGGTAAATGAATTAGTTAAAAAGATTGAAAAAGAAGTTGGAGTAATTGATATCCTTGTAAATAATGCAGGAATAATTAAGCGTGTAGCAATGATTGATATGAAAGCGGCAGATTTTAGAAAGGTTATAGATGTAGATCTAAACGCACCATTTATAGTATCTAAAGCTGTAATACCTGCAATGATTAAAAAGGGACATGGTAAAATAATAAATATATGTTCAATGATGAGTGAACTAGGACGTGAAACCGTTTCAGCTTATGCAGCTGCAAAAGGTGGACTTAAGATGTTAACTAAAAACATTGCAGCTGAATATGGTGAATACAACATTCAATGTAATGGAATTGGACCAGGATATATAGCAACACCTCAAACTGCACCACTAAGAACCCAGGGACATCCATTTAATAATTTTATTATAGGAAAAACTCCTGCTGCACGTTGGGGAACAACAGAAGATTTAGTAGGACCTGCAGTCTTTTTAGCATCTGATGCATCAGATTTTGTAAATGGCCATGTGTTATATGTAGATGGTGGAATACTCGCTACTCTTGGAAAACAACCAGAATAA
- a CDS encoding LacI family DNA-binding transcriptional regulator, which translates to MTHSGKITIREIANLACTSKTTVSFYLNGKTEKMSEKTRQKIAEVIKETNYKPSIAARSLNSKSSKLLGIMIGDITNTFSNQIVKGIEDIASKKGYQLIVANSNYDYSREENLMDRMLVMGVDGFIVQPTIQFKEIPKKAKKPMVFFDSNVNDYKTKWVKTNNYDATYEATVVCISKGYKKFILITADPSLLSTRKERTSGYIDALLDHDLAYEKLIVEDNDENNPKKILDFLVKHINEKEKQLIFVPNCWALPMVFIALKDYYFLMPKLGLMGFDNTEWTNFATPSITTILQPAFKEGQQAASILIDQIESKNDENGQQVLECIVNWNESTL; encoded by the coding sequence ATGACGCATTCAGGTAAGATTACGATTAGAGAAATTGCAAATTTAGCATGTACTTCTAAAACGACAGTCTCTTTTTATTTAAATGGTAAAACTGAGAAAATGTCTGAGAAAACAAGACAAAAAATAGCAGAGGTAATTAAAGAAACAAATTATAAACCTAGTATTGCTGCTAGAAGTCTAAATTCAAAAAGTTCTAAGCTGCTCGGAATAATGATTGGGGATATTACCAATACATTTTCAAACCAAATTGTTAAAGGAATTGAAGATATAGCAAGTAAAAAAGGTTATCAACTTATTGTAGCAAATAGTAATTATGATTATTCTAGGGAAGAAAACCTTATGGATAGAATGTTAGTTATGGGTGTTGATGGGTTCATTGTACAACCTACAATTCAATTTAAGGAAATTCCTAAAAAAGCAAAAAAACCAATGGTTTTCTTTGATAGCAATGTAAACGATTATAAGACGAAATGGGTAAAAACAAATAATTATGATGCTACTTATGAAGCTACTGTTGTTTGTATAAGTAAAGGATATAAAAAATTTATTTTAATCACGGCTGATCCAAGTTTACTAAGTACTCGCAAGGAAAGAACTTCTGGTTATATTGATGCTTTATTAGATCATGATTTAGCTTATGAAAAGTTAATTGTTGAAGATAATGATGAAAATAATCCTAAAAAGATACTGGATTTTCTTGTTAAGCATATTAATGAAAAAGAAAAACAATTAATTTTTGTTCCTAACTGTTGGGCTTTACCTATGGTGTTTATTGCACTAAAAGATTATTATTTTTTAATGCCTAAGTTAGGTCTTATGGGATTTGATAACACTGAGTGGACTAATTTTGCAACGCCGAGCATAACAACTATTTTGCAACCTGCTTTTAAAGAAGGACAACAAGCGGCAAGCATTTTAATTGACCAAATTGAAAGTAAAAATGATGAAAATGGTCAACAAGTATTAGAGTGCATTGTAAATTGGAATGAATCTACATTGTAA